One genomic region from Stackebrandtia nassauensis DSM 44728 encodes:
- a CDS encoding TetR/AcrR family transcriptional regulator, with the protein MPKPDTAQRIAEAALAILIAEGPKAVTMRRVAADAGVTTMASYRHFPNRETLLRTVADNAFAELGKTWGERDQLGDFDTRLRANLDDFLDFALTKPNLYTFLLTDRRDGNRQFPQDFGGDRSPAFAPLLATVEQGMRDGLLRSDDPLEVTLAIATTGMGLVDLYLGGRIGMPETEFRALCLRTAERVLNGCRS; encoded by the coding sequence ATGCCGAAGCCGGACACCGCCCAGCGCATCGCCGAGGCCGCACTGGCGATCCTGATCGCCGAGGGACCCAAGGCGGTGACGATGCGCCGGGTCGCCGCCGACGCCGGGGTCACGACGATGGCCAGCTACCGCCACTTCCCCAACCGCGAGACGCTGCTGCGCACCGTGGCCGACAACGCCTTCGCCGAACTGGGCAAGACCTGGGGCGAACGCGATCAGCTGGGCGACTTCGACACCCGGCTGCGCGCCAACCTGGACGACTTCCTGGACTTCGCGCTGACCAAGCCGAACCTGTACACCTTCCTGCTCACCGACCGCCGCGACGGGAACCGGCAGTTCCCGCAGGACTTCGGCGGCGACCGGTCCCCGGCCTTCGCGCCGCTGCTGGCCACAGTGGAGCAGGGGATGCGGGACGGGCTGCTGCGGTCCGATGACCCGCTTGAGGTCACGCTGGCCATCGCCACCACCGGCATGGGACTGGTGGATTTGTACCTGGGCGGCCGGATCGGCATGCCCGAGACCGAATTCCGCGCGCTCTGCCTGCGCACCGCCGAAAGGGTCCTCAATGGATGCCGTTCGTAA